The sequence CGGTACATCACCGGTTAGTACGGAATGACGGTCGGGAAAGGACGCGGGGGGACATGATGGCTGAACGAGAAGCCCTGATTGACCGGTTCGTGAGATACGCGAAGATCGACACGCAGTCGTCTGGAACCTCCACGTCATATCCGTCCACAGAGAAGCAGAAGGACCTGCTTCGTGTTCTGGTGGACGATCTGAAGGCGGCCGGCCTCGACGACGCGACGATGGATGAGTGGGGCTACGTGATGGCGACGCTTCCGTCGAACATCCCCGCCGGACATCCCGCCCACGGCAAGGTCCCGACCGTCGGCCTCATCGCCCACGTCGACACCTACCACGAGGTCAGCGGCGCCGATGTCCGACCGCAGATCCATCGCGCCTACGACGGCAAAGACATCGTCCTTCCCGGCGATGCTTCGCAGGTCATCCGTGTGGCCGATGAACCCGAGCTGGCGGCGTGCAAGGGACTGACGGTCATCACGACCGATGGCACGACGCTGCTCGGCGCCGACGACAAGGCCGGCGTCTCGGCGATCGTCGAGACGCTGTGGCAGTTCAGGGAGCATCCGTCCCGGCTGCACGGCCCGATTCGCGTGGGCTTCACGCCGGACGAAGAGGTGGGCCGCGGCACAGAGCATTTCGACGTTGCGGCATTTGGCGCGGCCGTCGCGTACACGATTGACGGATCCGGCCTGGGATCGCTCGAAGCCGAGACCTTCTGCGCGGACACGGCGTTTGTGACGGTGACCGGAGCGGACGTGCACCCGGGTTACGCCAAGAACAAGATGGTCAACGCCGTGCGCGTGCTGAGCGCGCTGCTGATGGCGCTGCCCCAGCACCGGACGCCCGAGACAACAGAGGGC comes from Acidobacteriota bacterium and encodes:
- the pepT gene encoding peptidase T, which codes for MAEREALIDRFVRYAKIDTQSSGTSTSYPSTEKQKDLLRVLVDDLKAAGLDDATMDEWGYVMATLPSNIPAGHPAHGKVPTVGLIAHVDTYHEVSGADVRPQIHRAYDGKDIVLPGDASQVIRVADEPELAACKGLTVITTDGTTLLGADDKAGVSAIVETLWQFREHPSRLHGPIRVGFTPDEEVGRGTEHFDVAAFGAAVAYTIDGSGLGSLEAETFCADTAFVTVTGADVHPGYAKNKMVNAVRVLSALLMALPQHRTPETTEGREGFLHPISIGGNTSEAKAQLLVRSFTEEGLRELEDILRGTAAFMEKRYPGAAVAVDIKESYRNMKYKLDEVPHVVGYADEAVRRAGLEPRRLPVRGGTDGSRLSFMGLPTPNIFNGSMNFHGKKEWVPLEWMAKSVETLGHLCDIWVERSI